One Microbacterium marinum genomic window, GGACGACGGCTCCGTACGCGATGTCGAATCCCGCGCGTACGCCGGCGAATCTGGGGGCCAGCATCGCCGGCACTGCGGCGGCCACGACGCCGCCGTCGGTCGGCTCCCACCACAGGAAGGCGACGAGCACGCTCGCCGCGCCGACGACGCGCAGCACGTCGGCGAGCCATTCACCGGCGCCGCGCGGGGGACGGAGGAAGTTCTCGATCACGAGTCCACCTCGATCGCTGCGTACACGGGCAGGTGATCGGAGGGCCACCCGCCGGTTTCGGGCCGGTGCTCGATCGCCGCCGTGAGCACCCGGACTCCTGCCGTGGTGCAGATCCAGTCGATGCGATCGCCGAGGCGGGGGCGGCGGTATCGCGCGAAGCTCCGCCACGCGGGAGTGAGTCGGCGCTCCGCGCGCGTCCAGGCATCGGCGAGGAGCCCGCCCTCGAGGAGAGTGCGAACGGTGCGGGAGGAGGCGCCCGCATTCAAGTCGCCGAAGAGCACGGTGGGGTGAGGGGAGTCGGCCGCGAGCTGCCGCAATGCGAGCGCAGACCGCAGGCGGGATCGCTCGGAGAAGGGGTCCAGGTGGGTGTTGACGGCTCCGAGACTCTTTCCGGTCCGACGGTCGCGGAACACGGCCGTCGTGGCGACGCGCGGGATCGGATTGCCCCACCCTCGGGCGCCCGCGGT contains:
- a CDS encoding endonuclease/exonuclease/phosphatase family protein — translated: MSTTTPDDAILVTSYNVRRPVPEFLTTPADRWSRRAPNLVSALRRERPAILAAQEVLPHTARTILAALGPTYRRYGVGRGRGGRGEGCPIFFDSERLHLVAGRQVALSDDPDTAGARGWGNPIPRVATTAVFRDRRTGKSLGAVNTHLDPFSERSRLRSALALRQLAADSPHPTVLFGDLNAGASSRTVRTLLEGGLLADAWTRAERRLTPAWRSFARYRRPRLGDRIDWICTTAGVRVLTAAIEHRPETGGWPSDHLPVYAAIEVDS